A DNA window from Streptomyces canus contains the following coding sequences:
- a CDS encoding pyridoxine/pyridoxamine 5'-phosphate oxidase translates to MATDLHELLRSLRVWDPEVTSLPSFDPATAPATPLELFTTWFAEAVAAGQTEPHTMSLATADGEGRPDVRTVMLHGADEDGWAFASHSHSRKGGHLSVRPYAALGFYWPVLGRQVRVKGPVSAAPSEEGQADLHARSTGALAAALTGRQSEVLGSLGELARVSEEAWERAQREPEVPVPSWTLYRLLPDEVEFFQGDERRRHIRLNYRRSGQGWAQELLWP, encoded by the coding sequence ATGGCAACGGATCTTCACGAGCTGCTCAGGTCGCTGCGGGTGTGGGACCCGGAGGTCACCTCGCTGCCCTCCTTCGACCCCGCGACCGCGCCCGCGACCCCGCTGGAGCTCTTCACCACCTGGTTCGCGGAGGCGGTGGCCGCCGGGCAGACCGAGCCGCACACCATGTCCCTCGCGACGGCGGACGGGGAGGGCCGGCCGGACGTCCGCACCGTGATGCTGCACGGCGCGGACGAGGACGGCTGGGCCTTCGCGAGCCACTCCCACAGCCGCAAGGGAGGGCACCTGTCGGTACGGCCGTACGCCGCCCTCGGCTTCTACTGGCCGGTCCTCGGCCGGCAGGTGCGGGTGAAGGGGCCGGTGAGCGCCGCGCCCTCCGAGGAGGGCCAGGCCGACCTGCACGCCCGCTCGACCGGCGCACTGGCCGCCGCGCTCACCGGACGGCAGAGCGAAGTCCTGGGCTCGCTCGGGGAGTTGGCGCGGGTGTCCGAGGAGGCCTGGGAGCGGGCGCAGCGGGAGCCGGAGGTGCCGGTCCCGTCCTGGACGCTGTACCGACTGCTTCCGGACGAGGTGGAGTTCTTCCAGGGAGACGAGCGCAGGCGGCACATCAGGCTCAACTACCGGCGCTCGGGCCAGGGTTGGGCTCAGGAACTGCTCTGGCCCTGA
- a CDS encoding Zn-ribbon domain-containing OB-fold protein, whose translation MGARYDLPEADAFTRTYWDAAARGVLLLRRCGTCAQVHHYPREFCPRCWSEDVTWSAATGRATLHTWSVVHRNDLPPFKDRTPYVAAVVDLAEGPRMMTEIVDCAHEDLRAGLDLEAVFPDGVPKFRPRGTTAPV comes from the coding sequence ATGGGCGCGAGGTACGACCTGCCCGAGGCGGACGCCTTCACGCGGACCTACTGGGACGCGGCGGCGCGGGGCGTCCTGCTGCTCAGGCGCTGCGGGACATGTGCCCAGGTCCACCACTACCCCCGTGAGTTCTGCCCGCGCTGCTGGAGCGAGGACGTCACGTGGTCCGCGGCCACCGGCCGCGCCACGCTCCACACCTGGTCCGTCGTCCACCGCAACGACCTGCCGCCCTTCAAGGACCGCACCCCCTACGTCGCCGCCGTCGTCGACCTCGCCGAGGGCCCCCGGATGATGACGGAGATCGTCGACTGCGCGCACGAGGACCTGCGGGCCGGGCTGGACCTGGAGGCGGTCTTCCCGGACGGGGTACCGAAATTCAGGCCGCGCGGGACGACCGCGCCGGTTTGA
- a CDS encoding DoxX family membrane protein: MDTIWLTGAQWLAVLRIGLGLWWLESWRHKDKRTWFEGGGITWAADIAAKHRWTPVRSGFDVLVAPRPRTMAYVVAYAELALGAGLILGFLTPLALVGGLLLNVLYFTLMIHDWAEQGQNSMMALISLVALFAMSWQTWSLDAALGWF; this comes from the coding sequence ATGGACACGATCTGGCTGACCGGCGCGCAATGGCTGGCCGTCCTGCGCATCGGCCTCGGGCTGTGGTGGCTGGAGAGCTGGCGGCACAAGGACAAGAGGACGTGGTTCGAGGGCGGCGGCATCACCTGGGCCGCGGACATCGCCGCCAAGCACCGCTGGACCCCGGTCCGCAGCGGCTTCGACGTGCTGGTCGCCCCCCGCCCCAGGACGATGGCGTACGTCGTCGCGTACGCCGAACTCGCCCTCGGCGCGGGCCTGATCCTCGGCTTCCTGACCCCGCTCGCGCTGGTCGGCGGCCTGCTCCTGAACGTCCTCTACTTCACGCTCATGATCCACGACTGGGCCGAACAGGGGCAGAACTCGATGATGGCCCTCATCTCGCTCGTGGCCCTGTTCGCGATGTCCTGGCAGACGTGGTCGCTCGACGCCGCGCTGGGCTGGTTCTGA
- a CDS encoding flavin-containing monooxygenase — protein sequence MADSTPADRPDQPDRPVYVVGGGPAGLSVAYALRARGIRAVVLEKSEHVGASWRRHYDRLHLHTTRRLSALPGLPIPRRFGRWVARDDVVRYLEKYAEFHELETVTGVEVSRVERTPDGTGWLLHATGGRELTGAAVVVATGYNHTPLLPDWPGRDTYKGELRHAGEYRNPEPYAGRDVLVVGVGNTGAEIAVDLVEGGASRVRLSVRTAPHIVRRSTAGWAAQYTGVLVRRLPVGLVDRLARPMAKLSVPDLSEHGLPRPDTGLYSRVKEGAIPVQDVGLIDAIRTGKVEVVAAVEGFEDGEVLLADGTRVAPDAVIAATGYARSLEGLVGHLGVLDAHGRPVVNGSRCPADAPGLFFSGYVTPISGTFREVALDAEKIAKAVEKDGADGLSRLPA from the coding sequence ATGGCCGACTCCACACCCGCAGACCGCCCCGACCAGCCCGATCGTCCCGTCTACGTCGTCGGCGGCGGTCCGGCCGGACTCTCCGTCGCGTACGCGCTGCGCGCCAGGGGCATCCGCGCGGTCGTCCTGGAGAAGTCCGAGCACGTCGGCGCCTCCTGGCGGCGCCACTACGACCGGCTGCACCTGCACACCACCCGCCGCCTGTCGGCCCTGCCGGGCCTCCCGATACCCCGCCGCTTCGGCCGCTGGGTCGCCCGCGACGACGTGGTGCGCTACCTGGAGAAGTACGCCGAGTTCCACGAGCTGGAGACCGTCACCGGCGTCGAGGTCTCCCGCGTCGAGCGCACCCCCGACGGCACCGGCTGGCTGCTGCACGCCACCGGCGGCCGCGAGCTGACCGGCGCCGCAGTGGTCGTCGCCACCGGCTACAACCACACCCCCCTGCTGCCGGACTGGCCGGGCCGCGACACCTACAAGGGCGAGCTCCGGCACGCCGGCGAGTACCGCAACCCCGAGCCCTACGCCGGCCGTGACGTCCTCGTCGTCGGCGTGGGCAACACGGGCGCCGAGATCGCCGTGGACCTGGTCGAGGGCGGCGCCTCGCGGGTACGGCTGTCCGTGCGCACCGCCCCGCACATCGTCCGCCGCTCCACGGCCGGCTGGGCCGCCCAGTACACGGGCGTTCTCGTACGGCGGCTGCCGGTCGGCCTCGTGGACCGGCTGGCCCGGCCCATGGCGAAGCTCAGCGTGCCCGACCTGTCGGAGCACGGGCTGCCCCGTCCCGACACCGGGCTCTACAGCCGGGTCAAGGAGGGCGCCATCCCGGTCCAGGACGTCGGCCTCATCGACGCGATCCGCACGGGCAAGGTCGAGGTGGTGGCCGCCGTGGAGGGCTTCGAGGACGGCGAGGTACTGCTCGCCGACGGCACCCGCGTCGCCCCGGACGCGGTGATCGCGGCCACCGGGTACGCCCGCTCGCTGGAGGGCCTGGTCGGCCACCTCGGCGTCCTCGACGCCCACGGCAGACCGGTCGTCAACGGCTCCCGCTGCCCCGCCGACGCCCCAGGCCTCTTCTTCAGTGGTTACGTCACTCCCATCAGCGGCACCTTCCGCGAAGTGGCCCTCGACGCGGAGAAGATCGCGAAGGCCGTCGAGAAGGACGGCGCGGACGGGCTCTCGCGGCTTCCCGCCTGA
- a CDS encoding pyridoxamine 5'-phosphate oxidase family protein, translating to MALTREEREQFLAEPHVAALAVDAGEGRAPLTVPIWYQYAPGGDVWIMTGAGSRKHELIRAAGRFSLLVDRLEPTIRYVSVEGPVLDTVPGTLAHLQEISARYLPAEKVEGYVEFAAKNHGESVIIRMRPERWVTSDLGTV from the coding sequence ATGGCCCTGACTCGCGAAGAACGTGAACAGTTCCTGGCCGAGCCTCATGTCGCCGCGCTGGCGGTCGACGCGGGAGAGGGGCGCGCGCCGCTCACCGTGCCGATCTGGTACCAGTACGCGCCGGGCGGCGACGTCTGGATCATGACCGGTGCCGGTTCCCGCAAGCACGAGCTGATCCGGGCGGCCGGCCGTTTCTCCCTGCTGGTCGACCGCCTCGAGCCCACCATCCGGTACGTGTCCGTCGAGGGACCGGTCCTCGACACCGTGCCCGGCACCCTCGCACACCTCCAGGAGATCTCCGCCCGGTACCTGCCGGCCGAGAAGGTCGAAGGGTACGTCGAGTTCGCCGCCAAGAACCACGGCGAATCGGTGATCATCCGGATGCGGCCCGAAAGGTGGGTGACGTCCGACCTCGGTACCGTCTGA
- a CDS encoding GNAT family N-acetyltransferase: MTDVDDQHRIRPFTPLHGHGLRLCAWDADSDTQAQDWLRGSLDPEFGRWNTPLTLIHDLDGARAVMRRRAAQAAQGTSVSYRITDESSGTTLGHLGINVIDHVLRTARVGYWVLPEARGHGVATRALRLGARWALTDLGLYRLELGHALGHGASCTVAGRCGFRYEGTLRGAMFEAGRHDAFRDVHLHGRLATDPEPS; this comes from the coding sequence ATGACCGACGTCGACGATCAGCACCGCATCCGCCCCTTCACCCCGCTGCACGGCCACGGCTTGCGCCTGTGCGCCTGGGACGCGGACTCCGACACCCAGGCCCAGGACTGGCTGCGCGGCTCGCTGGACCCCGAGTTCGGGCGCTGGAACACCCCGCTCACCCTGATCCACGACCTCGACGGCGCCCGTGCCGTCATGCGACGCAGGGCCGCACAGGCGGCGCAGGGAACGAGCGTGTCGTACCGGATCACGGACGAGTCGAGCGGTACGACGCTCGGACACCTCGGCATCAACGTCATCGACCACGTCCTGCGCACCGCCCGCGTCGGCTACTGGGTGCTGCCCGAGGCCCGCGGCCACGGGGTGGCCACCCGCGCCCTCCGCCTCGGCGCCCGCTGGGCCCTCACCGACCTCGGCCTGTACCGGCTGGAGCTGGGTCACGCCCTCGGCCACGGGGCCTCCTGCACCGTCGCCGGACGCTGCGGCTTCCGTTACGAGGGCACGCTGCGGGGCGCGATGTTCGAGGCGGGGCGGCACGACGCGTTCCGGGACGTGCACCTGCACGGCCGACTGGCGACGGACCCGGAACCGTCGTGA
- a CDS encoding GNAT family N-acetyltransferase produces the protein MPPTAWYSTEDLDEFLTRAGDFLYSRPDLHTVVLTVTEGLRTRGLRAYGDETPRFGLLEEDGSVRGAYFRTPPYRLYLTPLTTGRADSLAAHLTALGHAVPGVSAEAATAEGFAEAWRRRTGVEAVPYQRQRLYRLDTLTEPEPVPQGRPRIAGEGDRELLVRWFREFVRDIGESENDSVRAESWADARLAYGGVTLWEAPDGTPVSMAGLTPPVAGQIRVAPVYTPAGLRGRGYAGAATAEVSRLARERGADEVLLFTDLANPTSNGLYQRIGYRPVADFAVYDFQGQSSS, from the coding sequence ATGCCTCCCACAGCTTGGTACTCCACCGAAGACCTCGACGAGTTCCTCACCCGCGCCGGTGACTTCCTGTACTCCCGGCCGGACCTGCACACCGTCGTCCTCACCGTGACCGAGGGGCTGCGCACCCGCGGGCTCCGGGCGTACGGCGACGAGACGCCCCGCTTCGGGCTGCTGGAGGAGGACGGGAGCGTGCGGGGCGCCTACTTCCGGACACCGCCGTACCGGCTGTATCTCACGCCCCTGACCACCGGGCGGGCCGACTCCCTCGCCGCCCATCTGACGGCCCTGGGCCATGCCGTGCCCGGCGTCAGTGCCGAGGCCGCGACCGCGGAAGGTTTCGCCGAGGCATGGCGGCGCCGGACCGGAGTGGAGGCCGTGCCGTATCAGCGCCAGCGGCTGTACCGGCTGGACACGCTGACCGAGCCGGAGCCGGTGCCGCAGGGGCGGCCGAGGATCGCGGGGGAGGGCGACCGGGAACTGCTGGTGCGCTGGTTCCGGGAGTTCGTCCGGGACATCGGAGAGAGCGAGAACGACTCCGTGCGCGCCGAGTCCTGGGCCGACGCCCGCCTCGCCTACGGCGGCGTCACCCTGTGGGAGGCCCCCGACGGCACCCCCGTCTCCATGGCCGGCCTCACTCCCCCCGTCGCCGGCCAGATCCGGGTGGCGCCCGTCTACACCCCGGCCGGCCTCCGCGGCCGCGGGTACGCCGGTGCCGCCACCGCCGAGGTCAGCCGGCTGGCGCGGGAGCGGGGCGCCGACGAGGTGCTGCTCTTCACCGATCTGGCCAACCCGACCAGCAACGGTCTCTACCAGCGCATCGGGTACCGGCCGGTGGCGGACTTCGCGGTGTACGACTTTCAGGGCCAGAGCAGTTCCTGA